The following proteins are co-located in the Clostridiales bacterium genome:
- a CDS encoding dihydropyrimidine dehydrogenase → MSKVVKAKYTADAVDGFTPRTAMEEAARCLLCIDAPCSKGCPAGTDPGKFIRSIRFRNVKGAAETIRENNVLGGSCARVCPYDRLCEEYCSRCGIDKPIEIGKLQRFAVEQEKAHKMKILKAPAKKKAAKVACIGSGPASLACAAKLAQEGYQVTIFEAAEKAGGVLTYGITPARLPQHVVDFDIKAVKDLGVKFVFDTKVGEDITVEELKKSGFSAIFVGAGLWEAKVPEIPGNDLKGVTNAIDFLKSARDSKGSFDPGKRVIVIGGGDVAMDCATTAKLLGAENVMIYYRRTLEEAPANMAEIQYATSLGVTITTNFAPKEILGNGNVEFAVFKGRDGASEAKVAADTVVFAIGQAPEDMTKIAPVKVTDKGAIAANAKGKTNVVGLFAAGDIVNGGKTVVEAVAAGKEAAAEIISYLEKKEGVK, encoded by the coding sequence TTGAGTAAGGTAGTAAAAGCGAAGTACACTGCTGATGCTGTAGATGGTTTCACACCAAGAACAGCTATGGAAGAAGCAGCAAGATGCTTACTATGTATCGACGCCCCATGCAGCAAAGGCTGCCCGGCAGGAACCGATCCCGGAAAATTCATCAGATCAATCAGATTCAGAAATGTTAAAGGTGCAGCAGAGACCATCAGAGAGAACAATGTACTCGGCGGAAGCTGTGCCAGAGTCTGTCCTTACGACAGGTTATGCGAAGAATACTGCAGCAGATGTGGTATTGATAAGCCGATCGAGATCGGAAAACTGCAGAGATTTGCCGTAGAGCAGGAAAAAGCTCATAAGATGAAGATTTTGAAGGCCCCAGCAAAAAAGAAAGCTGCGAAAGTAGCTTGTATTGGATCCGGCCCTGCATCCCTGGCTTGTGCGGCTAAACTTGCACAGGAAGGTTATCAGGTAACTATTTTCGAAGCAGCTGAAAAGGCTGGCGGAGTACTTACATATGGAATCACTCCTGCAAGACTTCCTCAGCATGTGGTTGACTTTGATATCAAGGCCGTTAAGGATCTCGGTGTGAAATTTGTCTTTGACACAAAGGTTGGCGAGGACATTACTGTTGAAGAACTGAAGAAAAGCGGATTCAGCGCGATCTTTGTCGGAGCAGGACTTTGGGAAGCGAAAGTTCCTGAGATTCCCGGAAATGATCTGAAAGGCGTTACAAATGCCATCGACTTCCTGAAATCTGCAAGGGATTCTAAGGGTTCCTTTGATCCAGGAAAGAGAGTTATTGTCATTGGCGGCGGAGACGTTGCAATGGACTGCGCTACGACAGCCAAGCTGCTGGGCGCTGAAAACGTAATGATTTACTATAGAAGAACACTGGAAGAAGCTCCTGCAAACATGGCTGAAATCCAGTATGCTACATCCTTGGGTGTAACCATTACCACAAACTTTGCTCCCAAAGAAATTCTGGGTAACGGTAACGTTGAATTTGCTGTTTTCAAAGGCAGAGACGGAGCATCCGAAGCGAAGGTTGCCGCGGATACAGTAGTATTTGCAATCGGTCAGGCTCCGGAAGATATGACCAAAATTGCTCCTGTTAAAGTAACAGATAAGGGTGCCATTGCCGCTAATGCAAAAGGCAAGACAAACGTGGTTGGACTCTTTGCTGCCGGCGATATTGTAAACGGCGGAAAGACTGTTGTCGAAGCAGTAGCCGCAGGGAAAGAAGCAGCAGCTGAAATCATTAGCTACCTCGAAAAGAAAGAAGGTGTAAAGTAA
- a CDS encoding alpha/beta-type small acid-soluble spore protein produces the protein MASFNNSSNTPVKPSAKNGLNNMKTEIANELGISGYDTLDKGNLTARQNGYVGGYMTKRLVEMAEQQLSGR, from the coding sequence ATGGCAAGTTTCAACAATAGCAGCAATACCCCCGTTAAGCCAAGTGCTAAAAACGGATTAAACAACATGAAAACTGAAATCGCTAATGAACTTGGAATTTCCGGTTACGATACACTGGATAAAGGAAACCTTACTGCTCGTCAGAACGGTTACGTTGGCGGTTATATGACTAAGAGATTAGTCGAAATGGCTGAACAGCAGCTCTCAGGTAGATAA
- a CDS encoding LacI family transcriptional regulator encodes MNIKEVAKKAGVSVATVSRVLNHPESVAPDTKQRILDVIQELEYTPNWFARGLNFNKTDTIGLLIPNILNPSYMEIAKGVEDVSHQKNYNTLLCNGENAIEKERKYVDILVKRRVDGIVLVSSLLESDDIENITKQGIPVVLIGENRGDIKGIPIVRIDCEGASYKAVRHLIDIGYKDIAIIYGSTPEKENKRKVDGYRQALAEEGITEREEYLQEAPNTIEGGYIAGKRLNDLKHRPRAIFTSSDILAFGAIDAMKDHGVKVPEEVAFVGFDNIRMSNLIEPKLTTVEKPMHKMGVVGARLLFDIIDTKGEDITNREILLQSKLKIRKSCGHKERIGEIF; translated from the coding sequence ATGAATATTAAAGAGGTTGCAAAAAAAGCCGGCGTTTCTGTCGCTACGGTCTCTCGTGTTCTAAACCATCCTGAAAGCGTTGCGCCAGACACAAAACAGCGGATCCTCGATGTGATCCAGGAGCTGGAGTATACTCCGAATTGGTTTGCAAGAGGACTTAATTTTAACAAAACCGATACCATTGGTCTGCTTATTCCGAACATATTGAACCCAAGTTACATGGAAATCGCAAAAGGTGTTGAAGATGTATCCCATCAAAAAAACTACAACACATTGCTCTGTAATGGTGAAAACGCCATCGAAAAAGAGAGAAAATATGTGGATATTCTGGTAAAACGTCGGGTGGACGGTATCGTACTTGTATCTTCTCTTCTTGAGAGTGACGATATTGAGAACATCACAAAGCAGGGTATCCCGGTGGTTTTAATCGGTGAAAACAGAGGAGATATCAAGGGTATTCCAATTGTTAGAATCGACTGCGAAGGAGCTTCTTACAAAGCGGTACGACACTTGATTGATATCGGTTATAAAGATATCGCCATTATTTACGGCTCCACTCCGGAGAAAGAAAACAAAAGAAAAGTGGATGGATATCGTCAGGCTCTGGCAGAGGAAGGGATTACGGAACGGGAGGAATATCTTCAGGAGGCTCCCAATACCATAGAAGGCGGATATATCGCAGGAAAGAGACTGAATGATTTAAAACACAGACCGAGAGCGATCTTTACCTCTTCTGATATTTTAGCCTTCGGTGCGATTGATGCAATGAAGGATCATGGAGTCAAAGTGCCAGAGGAAGTTGCTTTTGTTGGGTTTGATAACATCCGTATGTCAAATCTTATTGAGCCGAAGCTTACGACAGTAGAGAAGCCAATGCACAAGATGGGTGTTGTCGGTGCCAGATTGTTATTTGATATAATTGATACCAAGGGAGAAGACATTACGAACAGGGAGATCCTGCTTCAGTCAAAACTGAAGATACGAAAATCCTGCGGGCATAAAGAGAGAATCGGAGAGATATTCTAA
- a CDS encoding methyltransferase domain-containing protein, translated as MYHNKETKKSRAQINIKNNQNKFKCPICSGAMTLKNECNLICKKNHSFDLSRKGYLNLLASGSSAKYEKELFEARKQVCSFGFFDPLIKHLGERISGYSNDNSAKNGISVLDAGCGEGSHLRSLAELLQHVPDINSTLFGVDIAKEGIKLATSGDTDIIWSVADLARLPFQRDSFDVILNILSPANYHEFERILSDDGILIKVIPGKSYLRELRNLMFEENDYSSDRVADYFSNKFQQISSQNIEYQVQLDEVILPQLLKMTPLTWSLKPEMQTEIHLTQIPSITVDLTILTGVKR; from the coding sequence GTGTATCATAACAAGGAAACAAAAAAGAGTAGAGCACAGATAAATATAAAGAACAATCAGAATAAATTCAAATGTCCGATCTGTAGCGGAGCGATGACCTTGAAGAATGAATGTAACCTCATATGTAAAAAGAATCATTCATTTGATCTCTCGAGAAAGGGTTATCTGAACCTCCTTGCCTCAGGCAGCAGCGCAAAGTATGAAAAAGAATTATTTGAAGCGAGGAAGCAGGTCTGTTCCTTTGGATTCTTTGATCCATTAATTAAACATCTTGGAGAGAGGATTTCCGGTTACAGCAATGACAATTCGGCGAAGAATGGAATTTCTGTTCTGGATGCAGGCTGTGGAGAGGGCTCACATCTGCGAAGCTTGGCTGAATTGCTTCAACATGTACCAGACATAAATTCCACCTTGTTTGGCGTCGATATCGCCAAAGAGGGAATTAAACTTGCAACCTCAGGTGATACAGATATCATCTGGTCCGTAGCTGATTTGGCGAGGCTACCGTTTCAGAGGGACAGCTTTGATGTGATTTTAAATATTTTGTCACCAGCCAACTACCATGAGTTTGAACGGATTTTATCGGACGATGGTATTTTGATCAAAGTAATTCCGGGGAAATCATATCTCAGGGAACTGAGAAACCTGATGTTTGAAGAAAACGACTACTCAAGCGATAGAGTGGCAGACTATTTTTCAAATAAATTTCAACAGATCTCCAGTCAGAATATTGAGTATCAAGTCCAGCTGGATGAAGTCATTCTTCCCCAACTCCTGAAGATGACCCCTTTGACCTGGAGTCTCAAGCCGGAAATGCAAACGGAAATTCATCTTACGCAGATTCCTTCTATTACAGTGGATCTTACAATTCTGACGGGTGTAAAAAGGTAA
- a CDS encoding response regulator transcription factor produces the protein MEGAMQKILIIEDEPNIRELVVYNLNQNGYQGMEAEDGLIGIAMVRSEHPDLILLDIMLPGKNGYDICKELRAEGLKTPIIMLTAKNEEIDKVLGLEFGADDYISKPFGIRELMARIKAVLRRYENNTEQEGTRIGDLVINTESHEVKLGGKTLELTLKEFDLLRVLAENRGRVMTRDQLLDKVWGFEYIGETRTVDVHVRYLRKKLGDEDNEGKYIQTIRGMGYKMP, from the coding sequence ATGGAGGGTGCAATGCAAAAGATTTTAATTATTGAAGATGAACCAAATATCAGAGAATTGGTAGTATACAACCTGAATCAGAATGGCTATCAGGGGATGGAGGCAGAAGATGGGCTCATAGGAATCGCCATGGTGCGAAGTGAGCATCCTGACTTGATCTTGCTGGACATTATGCTTCCCGGCAAGAATGGATATGATATTTGTAAGGAGTTGAGAGCGGAAGGTTTAAAAACACCAATCATAATGCTGACCGCCAAAAATGAGGAAATAGACAAGGTGCTGGGGCTGGAATTTGGTGCTGACGATTACATTTCAAAACCTTTCGGTATCAGAGAACTTATGGCAAGAATCAAAGCGGTGCTGAGGCGGTATGAAAATAATACTGAGCAAGAGGGCACACGCATCGGTGACCTTGTGATCAACACTGAGAGCCATGAAGTGAAGCTGGGAGGGAAGACACTGGAATTGACACTGAAAGAATTTGACCTATTGCGGGTTCTTGCAGAAAACAGAGGCCGTGTCATGACGAGAGATCAGCTGCTGGACAAGGTCTGGGGTTTTGAATATATCGGAGAAACAAGAACCGTAGATGTCCATGTCCGCTATCTCCGGAAAAAGCTCGGAGATGAGGATAATGAAGGGAAATACATCCAGACCATTAGAGGTATGGGATATAAGATGCCGTAA
- a CDS encoding PAS domain-containing sensor histidine kinase, whose translation MKLREFYATQGRERRRRTSFNASRVLYFVKGGYMKKKFLLFSICLILISVVITSAISINVNINNFIAEKEAEMLTYCRLINMAITEEYEMGINVDYMELAKDYSAEMGIRLTFIDPKGKVLADSVEGPAYVTMENHLGREEVTEALLTGTGNSNRESDTLGAEFLYVADTLEYKGDKVLITRVALEIHRLRMINDFIVRTSLISSVIGVLIAVVIAIAYTNTLLKPINQMERQLKITMKENKKAEQIRKDFVANVTHELKTPLTSISGFVETLQDGAAENPEIRTKFLDIIAIEAARLKRLIEDILIISDIENKREVNTDSDINVRESIMEILASMEPIIDAKNIKITTSFAYEIYIGGNNDRFKQLMFNLIENAVKYSQPGGTITVTAERKEGRVYISVQDKGIGIPEEHLPRLFERFYRVDKSRSQKEGGTGLGLAIVKHIAALFEAEIKVESELGKGSTFTVIFK comes from the coding sequence ATGAAGTTGAGAGAATTTTACGCAACGCAGGGACGAGAACGGCGTCGGCGCACCAGTTTCAATGCTTCGCGCGTGTTGTACTTTGTCAAAGGAGGGTATATGAAGAAGAAGTTTCTCCTGTTTTCCATCTGTCTGATTCTGATCAGCGTGGTCATAACCAGTGCAATTTCCATCAATGTGAATATCAACAATTTTATTGCTGAAAAGGAAGCGGAGATGCTTACCTACTGCAGGCTGATCAACATGGCCATCACTGAGGAATATGAGATGGGGATCAACGTGGATTATATGGAGCTGGCTAAGGATTACTCTGCAGAAATGGGGATTCGGCTGACCTTCATCGACCCAAAGGGCAAGGTGCTTGCAGATTCCGTCGAGGGCCCAGCCTATGTGACAATGGAGAACCATCTTGGAAGAGAAGAGGTGACAGAAGCGCTGCTTACCGGAACCGGAAACAGCAATCGTGAGAGCGATACCCTGGGAGCCGAGTTTCTTTATGTGGCGGACACACTGGAGTACAAAGGGGACAAGGTGCTGATTACCCGAGTTGCGTTGGAAATCCACCGGTTGCGAATGATCAACGATTTTATTGTTCGGACAAGTCTGATTTCATCGGTCATCGGTGTACTCATTGCAGTGGTCATCGCCATTGCCTATACCAATACCTTGCTGAAACCAATCAATCAGATGGAACGTCAACTTAAAATTACCATGAAGGAAAACAAGAAGGCGGAGCAGATCAGGAAAGACTTTGTGGCAAATGTCACTCATGAGCTAAAAACACCTCTGACCTCTATTTCTGGTTTTGTAGAAACCCTGCAAGACGGCGCAGCGGAAAATCCTGAGATCAGGACCAAATTCCTTGATATTATTGCAATTGAAGCAGCAAGACTAAAACGGCTCATCGAAGATATTTTGATCATATCGGATATAGAGAACAAGCGCGAAGTCAATACGGACAGTGATATCAACGTCCGAGAATCTATTATGGAGATTCTTGCTTCCATGGAGCCCATCATCGATGCGAAGAACATTAAAATCACAACGTCCTTTGCCTATGAGATCTATATCGGCGGAAATAATGATCGGTTTAAACAGTTGATGTTCAATTTGATCGAAAATGCAGTAAAATATTCTCAGCCAGGCGGAACCATCACCGTTACAGCGGAACGAAAAGAGGGAAGGGTTTATATCAGTGTGCAGGATAAGGGCATTGGTATTCCGGAAGAGCATTTGCCAAGGCTGTTTGAGCGGTTCTATCGCGTTGATAAATCCCGTTCTCAGAAAGAAGGGGGTACGGGGCTGGGCCTTGCCATCGTCAAGCATATTGCAGCCCTTTTTGAAGCAGAGATCAAGGTGGAAAGCGAGCTGGGAAAAGGCTCCACCTTTACGGTGATATTCAAGTAG
- the pstC gene encoding phosphate ABC transporter permease subunit PstC — protein MKTYEKIIEKLILICAVTATISVALITLFIFKSGLPVLADYGVFNFIFGTTWSPTNGSYGIFPLIAGTLSVTLGALVIGIPTGIACAVFLAEILPKRWAKAFKSAIELLAGIPSVVYGFFGLVVLVPAIRNLVLPIYRIFHPDAFATGFSILAGAVILAIMILPTIVSISENSIAAVPREYKEASLALGANKMETIVRILIPAAKSGILSSIILGMGRAIGETMAVLLITGNMAKVPSGILDPVATLTGTIAMEMGYASPTHQQALFAVGIILFVIIMLLNIFAQLSMRGMGGSTR, from the coding sequence ATGAAGACATATGAGAAGATAATTGAAAAATTAATATTGATATGTGCTGTGACAGCAACTATATCGGTAGCACTGATTACCTTGTTTATATTCAAGTCGGGGCTGCCGGTTTTGGCTGATTATGGTGTGTTTAACTTTATTTTCGGAACGACTTGGTCCCCTACCAACGGATCTTATGGAATTTTTCCTTTGATTGCAGGAACGTTGTCCGTAACATTAGGTGCCTTGGTGATTGGTATTCCAACAGGAATCGCATGTGCTGTATTTCTTGCAGAAATCCTTCCTAAGCGATGGGCGAAGGCTTTTAAATCCGCCATTGAACTACTAGCAGGTATTCCGTCAGTTGTTTATGGTTTCTTTGGTCTTGTAGTCCTCGTTCCCGCCATTCGAAATTTAGTGCTTCCGATTTATAGGATCTTTCATCCAGATGCTTTCGCCACCGGATTCAGTATCTTGGCGGGGGCAGTCATTTTGGCAATCATGATTCTGCCCACTATCGTGAGCATCTCAGAAAATTCTATCGCCGCTGTACCGAGGGAATATAAGGAGGCTTCACTGGCTTTAGGCGCAAACAAAATGGAAACCATCGTTCGCATTCTGATTCCGGCAGCCAAGTCTGGAATCTTATCCTCCATTATTTTGGGGATGGGCAGAGCCATCGGTGAGACTATGGCAGTGCTGCTCATAACAGGGAATATGGCCAAGGTCCCAAGCGGAATATTGGATCCTGTAGCTACTTTGACGGGAACCATTGCGATGGAAATGGGGTATGCGTCCCCGACGCATCAGCAGGCCCTTTTTGCGGTTGGAATTATCCTGTTTGTGATCATCATGCTCCTTAATATCTTTGCTCAGCTCAGTATGAGGGGAATGGGAGGCAGTACAAGATGA
- a CDS encoding Ku protein, producing MAVSHKGAISFGLVYIPVALYTATQDNDIHFNQLHKEDHSRIRYKKTCGHCGKEVTSGDIIKGFEYDKDKYVVVNDEDFEKIKTEKDKTIQIIHFADLATINPIYYEKSYHTIPETGGEKAFELLRTAMKEENKVAIAKTVMGNKETLLAVIPAGDNILINTMFFEDDIKEIPKSFAKPALNESELTMAKTLIQSMAQPFDPALYKDEYQERLRDLIQQKISGKEIVAARQDAPSNVIDLMEALKKSLEQSQGKAAPSMAPNIMGTPPQQNQPGA from the coding sequence ATGGCAGTATCGCATAAAGGTGCAATTTCATTTGGACTTGTTTACATTCCTGTAGCACTTTATACGGCGACACAGGACAATGATATTCATTTCAACCAGCTGCACAAGGAGGATCATTCCCGAATCAGATACAAAAAAACCTGCGGACACTGCGGCAAGGAAGTGACTAGCGGAGATATTATTAAGGGATTCGAATACGATAAGGACAAGTATGTTGTGGTCAACGATGAGGACTTTGAAAAGATTAAAACGGAAAAGGATAAGACAATTCAAATTATTCATTTTGCCGATCTTGCTACCATCAATCCCATTTATTACGAGAAGTCTTATCATACGATACCTGAAACCGGCGGTGAAAAAGCCTTTGAACTGCTTCGAACGGCCATGAAAGAAGAAAACAAGGTTGCTATCGCAAAAACAGTTATGGGAAATAAGGAAACACTTCTTGCAGTGATTCCAGCAGGGGATAACATTCTGATTAATACCATGTTTTTTGAAGATGATATCAAGGAAATTCCAAAATCATTTGCAAAACCCGCTCTTAATGAAAGCGAGCTAACCATGGCAAAGACTCTGATTCAGTCAATGGCGCAGCCTTTCGATCCTGCACTCTATAAAGATGAGTATCAGGAACGACTTAGAGATCTGATCCAGCAAAAGATTTCGGGAAAAGAAATTGTTGCTGCAAGACAGGATGCGCCGAGCAATGTCATCGATTTAATGGAAGCTCTAAAGAAAAGCTTGGAGCAAAGCCAAGGAAAAGCAGCACCAAGTATGGCCCCAAATATTATGGGAACTCCGCCCCAGCAAAACCAGCCGGGTGCTTAG
- a CDS encoding DUF4418 family protein, which translates to MLINKILAGVSTAILGVLIAAVPNFTPLQICELCQRMAMKCSWAAKAEFGVGVLILFLSILLIFSESRDVRLGVSAALGMVGILSTLIAKVLIGFCAGDCCSGCTCSPLTPPVMTGLGIAVAVIAFINVIYLLQKKNT; encoded by the coding sequence ATCTTGATAAACAAAATTCTAGCAGGTGTTTCAACAGCAATTTTGGGAGTGTTAATTGCGGCAGTGCCCAATTTTACACCGCTGCAGATTTGCGAGCTCTGTCAGAGAATGGCTATGAAATGCAGCTGGGCAGCAAAGGCTGAGTTTGGCGTAGGTGTTTTAATTCTATTTCTTTCTATTCTATTGATCTTCTCTGAATCGAGGGATGTCAGGCTTGGCGTAAGTGCTGCTCTGGGCATGGTGGGGATCCTTTCAACTCTCATTGCAAAAGTATTGATCGGATTTTGCGCTGGTGACTGCTGCTCGGGATGCACCTGCAGTCCGCTGACACCGCCAGTTATGACAGGACTTGGAATTGCGGTTGCCGTGATTGCGTTCATAAATGTGATCTATCTATTACAGAAGAAAAATACATAG
- a CDS encoding BlaI/MecI/CopY family transcriptional regulator produces MGDQKLTDAELKFAEIIWANAPLKSSELVRLCETALKWKKSTTYTMLKRLDEKGIFRNEAGLVIVLIGKEDFFSEQSKRFVAETFEGSLPRFVAAFTRTKKLSKTEIEELYRLIEAHEGDS; encoded by the coding sequence ATGGGTGATCAAAAACTCACGGATGCGGAGTTGAAATTTGCAGAGATTATTTGGGCGAATGCGCCTCTGAAATCTTCTGAGCTGGTGCGGCTATGCGAAACTGCTCTGAAATGGAAAAAGTCAACAACATATACTATGCTCAAGCGGCTGGACGAAAAGGGGATTTTTCGCAATGAGGCTGGATTGGTAATCGTATTGATCGGAAAAGAAGATTTTTTTTCAGAACAGAGCAAGCGTTTTGTAGCCGAAACCTTTGAAGGCTCTCTGCCAAGGTTTGTTGCAGCATTTACAAGAACTAAGAAACTGAGCAAGACGGAAATTGAAGAGTTATACAGATTGATCGAGGCGCATGAGGGGGATTCTTAA
- a CDS encoding small, acid-soluble spore protein, alpha/beta type gives MKLPLRQSAVIERMKSEIASQYGVKSFEDIDRGIVSSRSNGDITRTLVELAEKTKN, from the coding sequence ATGAAGCTTCCGTTAAGACAGAGTGCTGTAATTGAACGCATGAAATCTGAGATCGCATCACAATACGGAGTGAAAAGCTTTGAAGATATTGATCGGGGAATCGTTTCTTCTAGGTCAAACGGCGACATTACGAGAACCCTGGTGGAATTGGCTGAAAAAACAAAGAACTAA
- a CDS encoding phosphate ABC transporter substrate-binding protein, producing MKKILAITLVMILTVAALAGCGAKDQGADTGETPPAEQVTGTVVTAGSTSVQPLSEELAAAFMDGNSGITVEVQGGGSGQGIKAIQEKIADFGALSREVKDEEKASVTKEYVIAKDGVAVVVNPDSTVENLTIEQIKKIYTGEIKNWKEVGGEDAPIVVVSREEGSGTRGAFTEITKVAAKNEAGEEVDNTTKDALVQGSTGAVMQTVATTPHTIGYVSLGSLSDTVKAVTVEGVAPSSETVVSGEYKISRPFLYVTGGELSEAAQMYIDFVLSAEGQAIVEESGFISVL from the coding sequence ATGAAAAAGATATTGGCGATTACATTAGTAATGATATTGACTGTCGCTGCACTTGCAGGATGCGGTGCGAAAGACCAAGGTGCAGATACTGGAGAAACTCCTCCTGCTGAGCAAGTAACTGGAACCGTAGTAACTGCTGGTTCAACCTCCGTACAGCCCCTTTCCGAGGAACTTGCAGCTGCATTTATGGATGGCAACTCCGGAATCACAGTCGAGGTTCAGGGCGGCGGATCCGGACAGGGAATCAAGGCGATTCAGGAAAAGATCGCAGACTTTGGAGCTTTGTCAAGAGAAGTAAAGGATGAAGAAAAAGCATCTGTAACAAAAGAATATGTCATTGCAAAAGATGGCGTGGCAGTTGTTGTAAATCCTGACTCAACGGTTGAAAATTTAACGATTGAGCAAATCAAGAAAATATATACAGGTGAAATCAAGAACTGGAAAGAAGTTGGCGGAGAAGATGCTCCTATCGTAGTAGTCAGCAGAGAAGAAGGCTCCGGTACTAGAGGTGCATTCACCGAGATTACAAAGGTTGCAGCGAAAAATGAAGCAGGCGAAGAAGTTGACAATACCACAAAAGATGCTCTTGTACAGGGTTCCACAGGTGCTGTTATGCAGACTGTAGCTACGACTCCCCACACTATCGGATACGTTTCACTGGGATCACTGAGTGACACTGTAAAGGCCGTAACGGTCGAAGGCGTTGCACCATCTTCTGAAACCGTAGTTTCTGGCGAATATAAAATTTCTAGACCGTTTCTGTATGTAACAGGAGGCGAACTCAGCGAAGCCGCACAGATGTACATCGATTTCGTCCTCAGTGCAGAAGGGCAGGCAATTGTAGAAGAGAGCGGATTTATATCCGTACTGTAG
- the preA gene encoding NAD-dependent dihydropyrimidine dehydrogenase subunit PreA, whose product MAVKKDLSIDYLGVKCENPFFLSSSPVGGNYDMVRKAYEAGWGGVFFKTVGIFVADECSPRFDQTNKEGLPWLGFKNMEQISDKPTEKNFEFMRRLKEDYPEKIMVATIMGSNEQEWKDLAKMCEQAGADLIEGNFSCPQMTSHAMGSDVGSTPELVKLYSQAVSSTTKIPFIAKMTPNVTNMVLPARAALEGGAAGVSAINTVKSITNIDFENMTAMPVVNGKSSISGYSGAAVKPIALRFIAQMLQDEIVGKAPISGIGGIETWRDAVEFLLLGCRNLQVTTSIMQYGYRIVEDMISGVSHFMDERGYDKLDDFIGLALGNIIPAEELNRDFKILPQFDHKKCIGCGRCYVSCYDAAHQAIDWDEKKRRPNLNEECVGCHLCLNVCPVQGCITPGELTWKEGRKPVEIALKHNYE is encoded by the coding sequence ATGGCTGTTAAGAAAGATTTATCCATAGATTATTTAGGCGTTAAATGTGAAAACCCGTTCTTCCTTTCCTCATCACCGGTTGGCGGGAATTACGATATGGTAAGAAAAGCATATGAAGCCGGCTGGGGAGGAGTATTCTTCAAAACCGTTGGTATCTTTGTTGCTGATGAATGCTCACCAAGATTTGACCAGACCAATAAGGAAGGTCTGCCATGGCTCGGATTCAAGAACATGGAGCAGATTTCCGACAAGCCTACAGAAAAGAACTTTGAGTTCATGCGTAGATTGAAGGAAGATTATCCTGAAAAGATCATGGTTGCTACCATCATGGGAAGTAATGAGCAGGAATGGAAAGATCTTGCTAAAATGTGCGAACAGGCCGGAGCGGATCTGATCGAAGGAAACTTCTCATGTCCTCAGATGACAAGCCATGCAATGGGATCTGATGTAGGATCTACACCTGAGCTGGTTAAGCTGTATTCACAAGCGGTATCCTCTACAACAAAGATTCCGTTCATTGCAAAGATGACACCAAACGTAACAAACATGGTGCTTCCTGCACGTGCTGCCCTCGAAGGCGGAGCTGCCGGAGTATCTGCAATTAATACCGTTAAGTCCATCACAAATATAGATTTTGAAAATATGACAGCGATGCCTGTTGTAAACGGTAAGTCCTCTATCTCCGGATACTCCGGAGCTGCTGTTAAGCCGATTGCTTTAAGATTCATCGCACAGATGCTGCAGGATGAAATCGTGGGCAAAGCACCAATCAGTGGTATCGGTGGTATTGAGACCTGGAGAGACGCGGTTGAGTTCTTGCTGTTAGGATGCAGAAACCTGCAGGTTACCACTTCGATCATGCAGTACGGCTACAGAATCGTTGAAGACATGATCAGCGGTGTAAGCCATTTCATGGACGAAAGAGGCTATGACAAGCTTGACGATTTCATCGGTCTTGCACTGGGCAACATTATTCCTGCGGAAGAATTGAACAGAGATTTCAAGATCCTGCCTCAGTTTGACCACAAGAAATGCATCGGCTGCGGAAGATGCTACGTCTCCTGCTATGATGCTGCTCACCAGGCGATTGACTGGGATGAGAAAAAGAGAAGACCGAACCTCAACGAAGAGTGCGTAGGCTGTCACCTTTGCCTCAATGTTTGTCCGGTACAGGGATGCATCACTCCAGGCGAACTTACCTGGAAAGAAGGCAGAAAGCCTGTTGAAATCGCTTTGAAGCACAACTACGAATAA